One genomic window of Mucilaginibacter sp. SJ includes the following:
- a CDS encoding glycoside hydrolase yields MIIKTTIKKILMAVAALGINIPLVSSQGKEVTIDINFSKAHQTISNFGASDAWACQFVGNWPDDKRNKIADLLFSRDNYADGSPKGIGLSLWRFNIGAGSTQQGNESGIKDEWRRAESFLNGDGSYNWQNQAGQLWFLEAAKKRGVKQFLGFNNSPPVQFTINGKAYATGGKVNIAPDKYDAYAVFLAKVVKGVEQVSKLKFDYISPVNEPQWDWSDGGQEGAPYNNAEVAGLIRAINKEFINNKISSKILVGEAGSINYLFTKGDKPGKGSQITDFFKPGSANYIGDLPSVAKTIAAHSYFTTSPMASSVKARMALADSVSAVKGLDLWQSEYCILGDNAGEIDGNKRDLGIDAALYLASVIHTDLTAANASAWQWWTAISAYDYKDGLIYIDKNKTDGNFYGSKMLWVMGNYSRFVKPGAVRVDAEVSSVAEGKPLLVSAFKNGKNLTVVIVNQSANEVSAAFHMDNAKVQFTSSYLTSQVDELKAGKATWDKNVIPARSIVTFTGVIK; encoded by the coding sequence ATGATAATAAAAACTACTATAAAAAAAATACTGATGGCTGTAGCTGCTTTGGGGATTAATATTCCTTTGGTAAGCAGCCAGGGCAAAGAAGTAACTATTGATATCAATTTTTCAAAAGCGCACCAAACCATCAGCAACTTTGGAGCGTCGGATGCATGGGCATGCCAGTTTGTAGGTAACTGGCCTGATGATAAGCGCAATAAAATTGCCGACCTGCTTTTTAGCCGGGATAACTATGCCGATGGTTCACCTAAAGGCATAGGTTTATCATTATGGAGGTTTAACATTGGTGCAGGCAGTACCCAGCAGGGAAACGAAAGTGGCATTAAAGACGAGTGGCGCCGTGCTGAATCGTTTTTAAACGGCGATGGCAGCTATAACTGGCAAAACCAGGCCGGGCAGTTGTGGTTTCTTGAGGCTGCCAAAAAGCGCGGGGTTAAGCAATTTTTAGGTTTTAATAACAGTCCGCCGGTGCAGTTTACTATTAACGGCAAGGCTTATGCTACCGGCGGCAAAGTCAATATAGCACCCGATAAGTATGATGCTTATGCCGTGTTCCTGGCTAAAGTGGTAAAGGGAGTTGAGCAGGTAAGCAAATTAAAATTTGATTACATAAGCCCGGTAAACGAACCTCAGTGGGATTGGAGTGATGGTGGGCAGGAGGGAGCCCCGTATAATAATGCTGAGGTAGCAGGATTGATACGGGCCATCAATAAAGAATTTATCAATAATAAGATTAGCTCAAAGATTTTGGTTGGCGAGGCCGGGAGCATCAACTATTTATTTACTAAAGGTGATAAGCCGGGTAAAGGCAGCCAGATAACCGATTTTTTTAAGCCCGGATCGGCCAATTACATAGGCGACCTGCCTTCTGTAGCCAAAACCATTGCGGCGCACAGCTATTTCACTACGTCGCCTATGGCATCGTCAGTAAAAGCTCGTATGGCATTGGCTGATAGTGTATCGGCTGTTAAGGGCCTTGATTTGTGGCAGTCGGAGTATTGCATCTTAGGCGATAACGCGGGTGAGATTGATGGTAACAAACGTGATCTGGGTATTGATGCGGCGCTATATTTAGCATCAGTGATCCATACCGATCTTACGGCAGCCAACGCGTCGGCCTGGCAATGGTGGACAGCCATTTCGGCCTATGATTATAAGGATGGCCTGATTTACATCGACAAAAATAAAACCGACGGCAATTTTTACGGCAGCAAAATGCTTTGGGTCATGGGTAACTACAGCAGGTTTGTTAAACCCGGAGCTGTGAGGGTTGATGCAGAAGTTTCATCAGTAGCCGAAGGAAAGCCCTTGCTGGTGTCGGCATTTAAAAATGGAAAAAACTTAACCGTGGTTATAGTTAACCAGAGCGCCAATGAGGTAAGCGCGGCATTCCATATGGATAATGCTAAAGTTCAGTTTACATCGTCCTATTTAACATCGCAGGTTGATGAGCTTAAAGCCGGTAAAGCAACCTGGGATAAGAATGTTATTCCGGCACGTTCCATTGTCACGTTTACAGGTGTCATCAAATGA
- a CDS encoding RICIN domain-containing protein produces the protein MKNLSIALLAMCCLAAGCKKDIVSVKKSSTPDEIKTGEKTVTTDSTPASALKGVNWAADGDNFSDGILVLSGLTSADSYATVSAKADAVLTGIQTNTGANTVRLPVNYSTVSQTWWNSYTGVIDKALSKGMNVILGYWEAKSSADGKIDNTTEFWSMWQTIVTKYGSNAHVYFEIFNEPHGYSLTDWTTICAQWLSNYPSVPQGRILISGTSYSQDITGVGADSRFSGCLLSIHDYTFFSNGTLTTALQWENRLKGNIGAYSSRAVLTEFGIPMTGGKNYTGAIGGDQEIAYLQGLTNQARAYGMGAVYWPGVRTGDSYAIQQLSGTGTSLTVSTTNASGLSRIKYAWGVGAGGTDTFYTGAYYRFLNVNSGQALDVNGGSTANGAGIIQWPQNGGNNQQWVIAANGGGYYKITNRNSGQALDVNMSSTANGAGIIQWPWNGGNNQQWQLTATSDGIYKALNRNSGLALDVNGASITNGAGIIQWPYGGATNQQWQIVQQ, from the coding sequence ATGAAGAACTTAAGTATTGCATTATTAGCGATGTGTTGTTTGGCGGCCGGGTGTAAAAAGGATATCGTATCAGTAAAAAAATCATCAACTCCGGATGAAATAAAAACAGGAGAGAAAACAGTAACTACAGATTCAACACCGGCAAGCGCGCTGAAAGGCGTGAACTGGGCTGCCGATGGTGATAACTTTAGTGATGGAATACTGGTATTAAGCGGCTTAACCTCTGCCGATAGTTACGCCACGGTGTCGGCAAAAGCCGACGCTGTATTAACAGGGATCCAAACCAATACAGGAGCTAATACCGTAAGGCTGCCGGTAAATTATTCAACCGTATCACAAACCTGGTGGAACTCCTATACCGGTGTTATTGACAAAGCCCTGAGCAAAGGAATGAATGTGATATTGGGGTACTGGGAAGCCAAATCATCTGCAGACGGGAAGATAGATAATACCACTGAATTTTGGTCGATGTGGCAAACCATTGTTACCAAATACGGCAGCAATGCGCATGTTTATTTTGAGATCTTTAACGAGCCGCATGGCTATTCTTTAACCGACTGGACAACCATTTGCGCCCAGTGGTTAAGCAACTACCCTTCTGTTCCGCAGGGGAGGATCCTTATTAGCGGTACCTCTTATTCGCAGGATATTACCGGCGTTGGTGCCGATAGCCGTTTTTCGGGTTGTTTATTGTCGATACATGATTATACTTTTTTTAGTAATGGCACACTTACAACCGCTTTACAATGGGAAAATCGCTTAAAGGGTAATATCGGGGCCTATAGTAGCCGCGCGGTTCTTACCGAATTTGGTATCCCGATGACAGGTGGTAAAAATTACACCGGCGCTATTGGCGGCGACCAGGAAATAGCCTACCTGCAGGGCTTAACCAACCAGGCACGTGCTTACGGTATGGGCGCGGTTTACTGGCCGGGCGTACGTACCGGCGATAGCTATGCCATTCAACAACTGAGCGGTACAGGTACAAGCCTTACTGTATCAACCACAAATGCATCGGGGTTAAGCCGTATCAAATATGCCTGGGGCGTGGGTGCCGGCGGTACCGATACATTTTATACTGGCGCATACTACAGGTTTTTAAATGTTAACAGCGGCCAGGCACTCGATGTTAATGGCGGCTCAACTGCTAATGGAGCAGGTATCATACAATGGCCTCAAAACGGGGGCAATAACCAACAATGGGTTATTGCTGCCAACGGCGGTGGCTATTACAAAATAACTAACCGCAACAGCGGCCAGGCACTTGATGTTAATATGAGTTCAACTGCCAACGGAGCGGGCATTATACAATGGCCGTGGAACGGCGGCAACAACCAGCAATGGCAGCTTACTGCTACCAGCGATGGCATTTATAAAGCACTCAACCGTAACAGCGGGCTTGCGCTCGATGTTAACGGCGCATCAATCACAAATGGTGCAGGCATTATTCAGTGGCCTTATGGCGGCGCTACTAACCAGCAATGGCAAATAGTGCAACAATAA
- a CDS encoding RagB/SusD family nutrient uptake outer membrane protein, with the protein MKLQYKTPLLFLMMGGMLGITACKKNLLDVTPTDRIASSAIASDTAVYEAYVTNRYIGAKLQDKEGDGSNPGFGRGFEYSMWSSLTDESIYNNDDATWLIQRGQLAPENLGGAGVLWGRSYRSIREVNSALALLPNMPFSAAHKMHLEGELKFIRAFRYQDLIRNYGGVVLMGDKVTNLNDNLQDPSLFKRASIKECIDYVSAQLDDAAAKLPLNNDGSWLLGRATKGAALALKSRLKLYAASPLYAAGTWADAVTAAQAVISLNKYGIYTGGYNNLFLVNETNETIFERLYTKNANHTHLEIANGPNGYGGWAGNTPLQNLVDDYEMDNGKAITDPTSGYDPTHPYDHRDPRFAATVLYNGAMYRGRAIESFIPGGKDSKDGADNWNTTKTGYYLKKYMNDAYPLQNPWGNAGFQPWIYFRYAEILLNFAEAANEAYGPDVIPSGSTLSARTAINLIRSRPSVNMPALAAGMSQSQMRDAVRYERRVELAFEEHRFYDVRRWKIADVTENKPAGGVIITKNADGSFAYTPKVALDGRSFATKHYWLPIPRAEIQASGGQLQQNAGY; encoded by the coding sequence ATGAAACTACAATATAAAACTCCGCTATTATTTTTAATGATGGGCGGTATGCTGGGCATCACAGCATGTAAAAAGAATTTACTTGATGTAACCCCTACGGATAGGATTGCCTCATCGGCCATTGCTTCGGATACCGCGGTGTATGAAGCTTATGTTACCAACCGTTATATCGGTGCCAAATTGCAGGATAAAGAGGGCGATGGCTCAAACCCAGGCTTTGGCCGTGGTTTTGAATACAGCATGTGGAGCTCACTGACCGATGAATCGATCTACAACAACGACGATGCCACATGGCTGATTCAAAGGGGACAGCTTGCCCCCGAAAACTTAGGTGGCGCAGGCGTACTTTGGGGCCGTAGCTATCGTAGTATCCGCGAGGTAAACTCGGCTTTGGCTTTACTGCCAAACATGCCATTCAGCGCTGCACACAAAATGCACCTTGAAGGTGAGCTTAAATTTATCAGGGCCTTCCGTTACCAGGATCTGATCCGTAATTATGGCGGTGTTGTTTTGATGGGTGATAAGGTGACTAATCTTAATGATAACCTGCAGGACCCATCGCTATTTAAGCGTGCTTCCATTAAAGAGTGTATCGATTACGTGTCTGCTCAGCTTGATGATGCCGCTGCTAAGTTGCCGCTAAATAACGATGGTAGCTGGCTTTTAGGGCGTGCTACAAAAGGTGCAGCGCTGGCTTTAAAATCAAGGCTAAAATTATATGCTGCAAGTCCTTTATATGCTGCAGGTACCTGGGCTGATGCTGTTACGGCGGCGCAAGCTGTTATCAGCCTTAATAAATATGGTATTTATACTGGTGGTTACAACAACCTGTTTTTGGTTAATGAAACAAACGAAACCATTTTTGAACGTTTATACACCAAAAATGCAAATCATACCCACCTTGAAATAGCCAACGGGCCAAACGGCTATGGCGGCTGGGCGGGTAATACACCATTGCAAAACCTGGTTGACGATTACGAAATGGATAATGGCAAAGCTATTACCGATCCAACATCAGGTTATGATCCGACCCACCCATATGATCACCGCGACCCAAGGTTTGCAGCTACTGTATTATACAATGGTGCGATGTACAGGGGCCGGGCTATTGAATCTTTTATTCCAGGTGGTAAGGATAGCAAAGACGGAGCAGATAACTGGAATACTACCAAAACAGGTTATTACCTCAAAAAATATATGAATGATGCATATCCGCTTCAAAATCCGTGGGGTAACGCGGGCTTCCAGCCATGGATTTATTTCCGTTATGCTGAGATCCTGTTGAACTTTGCTGAGGCTGCTAACGAAGCTTACGGACCGGATGTGATCCCTTCGGGTTCAACCTTATCTGCACGTACAGCGATTAATCTGATCCGTTCTCGTCCAAGTGTTAATATGCCGGCTTTGGCTGCAGGTATGTCGCAATCACAGATGCGTGATGCTGTACGCTACGAGCGCCGTGTTGAGCTGGCATTTGAAGAGCACCGTTTTTACGATGTACGCCGCTGGAAAATTGCTGATGTTACCGAAAATAAACCGGCGGGTGGGGTGATCATCACCAAAAACGCTGATGGCAGCTTTGCTTATACACCAAAAGTAGCTTTGGATGGCCGCTCTTTTGCAACCAAACATTACTGGTTGCCGATACCAAGGGCTGAGATTCAAGCGTCTGGTGGCCAATTGCAACAAAACGCTGGTTACTAA
- a CDS encoding SusC/RagA family TonB-linked outer membrane protein, giving the protein MKLNLHVKDSPHRKRSPRFFIVAAGMAVACFATVQMPVMAFAGTINEQRLPDARITGKVTDEKGETLPGVSVSLKGTSTGVVTDIKGNFSLNVPNASSGTLVFSYIGYTSQEVILNGQTTINVQLTADSKSLNEVVVVGYGTQKKATLTGSISQVKGSELVKSPQPNLSNGIAGRFSGVIVNNRSGEPGYDGSGITVRGLATTGNNDVLVVVDGVPAQIGGLERLDPNDIENMSVLKDASAAIYGNRAANGVILITTKRGKSGKPTINYSFNQGFSSPTRLPKMADAATYAQIMNEINYDSNPAGGLNQSYTAEQIQKFRDGSDPLNYPNTNWEKQTLKGSALQNQHSLSVSGGGEDIKYFVSLGTLYQDGIYKNGATKYHQYNFRSNIDANVTKRLKVGLSLSGREEDRQFPVVGAGSLFRSVYRAKPIVAAYYPNGLPTTGIENNNPAVQVTDIGGINNNPKQVFNGILKASYAIPGIEGLSVDGFFSVDKSYNFDKNFSKPYVLYSYAASTQIYNKVTVGGNNNAATLFESQENQALLTSNVKLNYAHKFGLHDISAFVGYEQSKNHKEYFDATRFNYLSSQLPDLSQGGSAATDYLNSGLSSNYNRASYISRLTYAYDEKYLFEGQLRADGTSVFPGATRWGYFPSASVGWRITKEDWFKNSVSFFDDLKLRASYGSLGNDNISPFQYFNNYALVNNGFVASSPGSGSNVIQPNVNLVKLANPNITWEVAKKLDIGINATFLHNFTVEAIYFQQRRSNILAARNASIPGSSGIVNPYGSDSLVPAENIGKVNSDGFEATLGYSHTGHEFSWGVSGNITYAKSKIVFIDEASGALSYQRATGRPMNTYLLYDAIGIFRTQAELDAYPHVTGAKVGDLKYLDYNNDGKITADDQTRTKYGNIPQITYGFSLNAAYKNFDLSVLFAGQAQVSQYVLPEAGSIGNFYSSWADNRFSSTNTNGTYPRVTDRASNAISGGLYNNTFWLNDASFLRLKNVQLGYNFNAPFLSKIKLGGLRVYASAFNLFTITKVKDYDPEGTSGSGQFYPQQRIINLGVNVKF; this is encoded by the coding sequence ATGAAATTAAATTTACATGTAAAGGATTCTCCCCATCGGAAAAGGTCACCCCGCTTTTTCATCGTTGCGGCCGGCATGGCCGTAGCTTGTTTTGCTACAGTTCAAATGCCGGTAATGGCTTTTGCGGGTACTATTAACGAGCAGCGCTTACCTGATGCCAGGATAACCGGTAAAGTAACCGACGAAAAAGGCGAAACACTACCGGGTGTAAGTGTATCCTTAAAAGGGACTTCAACCGGCGTGGTAACCGATATTAAAGGTAACTTTAGCCTTAATGTTCCAAACGCTTCATCGGGCACATTGGTGTTTAGCTACATCGGCTACACCTCACAAGAAGTTATTCTTAACGGGCAAACCACTATCAACGTGCAATTAACTGCTGATTCAAAGTCATTGAACGAGGTAGTAGTTGTAGGTTACGGTACCCAGAAAAAAGCGACCTTAACAGGTTCAATATCACAAGTGAAAGGTTCGGAGTTGGTGAAAAGTCCACAGCCCAATCTTTCGAATGGTATAGCTGGTCGTTTTTCTGGTGTAATTGTTAATAATCGCAGTGGTGAGCCCGGGTACGATGGTTCAGGTATTACCGTGCGTGGTTTAGCCACTACAGGCAATAATGATGTACTCGTTGTTGTTGACGGTGTACCGGCCCAGATAGGTGGTTTAGAGCGTCTCGATCCTAACGATATCGAAAACATGTCGGTATTAAAGGATGCATCGGCTGCTATTTACGGTAATAGGGCTGCAAACGGTGTTATACTTATTACCACCAAACGCGGTAAATCGGGCAAGCCAACTATTAATTACAGTTTTAATCAAGGCTTTAGTTCACCAACCCGCTTGCCAAAAATGGCCGATGCGGCAACTTATGCCCAGATCATGAACGAGATCAATTATGATTCAAACCCAGCAGGCGGATTGAATCAATCTTACACAGCTGAACAAATCCAAAAGTTTAGGGACGGATCAGATCCATTAAATTACCCGAATACCAACTGGGAAAAGCAAACGCTTAAAGGTTCGGCATTGCAAAACCAACATAGCCTTTCAGTTTCGGGCGGTGGCGAGGATATAAAATACTTCGTTTCATTAGGAACGCTTTATCAGGATGGTATTTATAAAAACGGAGCAACTAAGTATCACCAATATAATTTCCGCTCAAACATTGATGCTAATGTTACCAAGCGCTTAAAGGTTGGCTTGTCACTTTCAGGCCGTGAAGAAGACAGGCAATTTCCTGTTGTAGGTGCCGGCAGCCTGTTCCGTTCTGTTTACAGAGCTAAGCCTATTGTTGCAGCTTACTACCCTAACGGCTTGCCAACTACAGGTATCGAAAACAATAACCCGGCTGTCCAGGTAACCGACATTGGTGGTATCAATAATAACCCCAAACAGGTTTTCAATGGCATTCTAAAAGCCAGCTATGCTATTCCTGGCATTGAAGGTTTATCGGTTGATGGTTTTTTCTCAGTTGATAAATCATATAATTTTGATAAAAACTTTAGCAAGCCATATGTTTTGTACAGCTATGCCGCAAGCACTCAGATTTATAACAAAGTTACCGTGGGGGGCAATAATAACGCCGCTACTTTATTCGAGTCGCAGGAAAATCAGGCGCTGCTAACTTCAAACGTTAAATTAAATTATGCGCATAAATTTGGTTTACATGATATAAGCGCGTTCGTAGGTTATGAGCAAAGTAAAAACCACAAGGAATATTTTGACGCTACACGTTTCAATTATTTGTCGTCGCAACTACCGGACTTGTCGCAAGGTGGAAGTGCTGCTACCGATTACCTGAACTCTGGTTTAAGCTCAAATTACAACCGCGCAAGCTATATTAGCCGCTTAACTTATGCCTATGATGAAAAGTATCTGTTTGAAGGCCAGTTACGTGCTGATGGAACTTCTGTATTCCCAGGCGCTACCCGCTGGGGTTATTTCCCTTCCGCTTCAGTTGGTTGGAGAATCACGAAAGAAGATTGGTTTAAAAACAGTGTGAGCTTTTTTGATGATCTGAAACTGAGGGCTTCTTATGGTTCATTAGGTAACGATAACATATCGCCATTCCAGTATTTTAATAACTATGCTTTAGTTAATAACGGCTTTGTTGCCAGCAGTCCTGGTAGTGGTTCAAATGTTATTCAGCCAAACGTTAATCTTGTAAAACTTGCAAACCCGAATATCACCTGGGAGGTTGCCAAAAAGCTTGACATTGGTATTAACGCCACTTTTCTTCACAATTTTACGGTAGAGGCGATTTACTTTCAGCAACGAAGGAGTAATATTCTTGCTGCCCGAAATGCCTCGATCCCAGGTTCATCAGGTATAGTAAATCCTTATGGTTCCGACTCACTTGTACCGGCAGAAAACATTGGTAAAGTTAATAGCGATGGTTTTGAGGCTACATTGGGTTATAGTCATACCGGGCATGAATTTAGCTGGGGTGTAAGCGGTAACATTACTTACGCAAAAAGTAAAATCGTATTTATTGATGAAGCCAGTGGTGCCTTAAGCTATCAGCGCGCAACCGGTAGGCCGATGAATACTTATTTGCTTTATGATGCAATAGGGATATTCCGCACGCAGGCCGAACTTGATGCTTACCCGCACGTAACCGGAGCAAAAGTTGGCGATCTGAAATACCTTGATTATAACAACGATGGCAAAATAACTGCCGATGACCAAACCCGTACTAAATACGGCAACATTCCGCAAATCACTTACGGCTTTAGTCTTAACGCGGCGTACAAAAACTTCGACCTTTCAGTACTGTTTGCAGGCCAGGCGCAGGTTAGCCAGTATGTATTACCCGAAGCAGGTAGCATAGGTAACTTTTACAGCAGTTGGGCCGATAACAGGTTTAGCAGTACAAATACCAACGGAACTTATCCACGCGTGACCGACCGTGCATCAAACGCCATAAGCGGTGGTTTATATAACAATACCTTCTGGCTTAATGATGCTTCATTCCTTAGGTTAAAAAATGTGCAGTTAGGTTATAATTTCAATGCACCTTTCCTTTCTAAAATTAAGCTTGGGGGCCTAAGGGTTTATGCAAGCGCGTTCAACCTGTTCACCATTACCAAAGTGAAAGATTACGATCCGGAGGGAACCAGTGGCAGCGGCCAGTTTTATCCGCAACAACGAATTATCAACTTAGGTGTTAACGTGAAATTTTAA